One Fimbriiglobus ruber genomic window carries:
- a CDS encoding isochorismatase family protein → MSSLYRSALLLPVFMAATAASLCGADPAPGDITTVKRLIVLQKEMSTVTKDGKTVSVVTEVPIKIEQIITLNPKACAVVICDMWDNHWCASAAKRCDVLAKKAGPVVEAARKAGMTVIHCPSDCMGFYADHPARKRAQAVKVTPPPAAKDLPNPPLPIDDSDGGCDDAGPSKQFRAWKKQHDAIGIDADKDYITDDGKEVYSILADRGIKTVIVMGVHTNMCVLNRTFAIKQLRKWDVDCLLVRDLTDTMYNPKMKPLVAHDAGTNLVIDYIERYWCPTILSFHMPAAKK, encoded by the coding sequence ATGTCGTCGCTTTATCGATCCGCCTTGCTCCTGCCGGTTTTCATGGCCGCGACAGCAGCAAGCCTTTGTGGCGCCGACCCCGCGCCGGGCGACATCACTACCGTAAAGCGGTTGATCGTACTCCAGAAGGAGATGTCGACGGTCACGAAGGATGGTAAGACGGTCTCCGTCGTCACCGAAGTCCCGATCAAAATTGAGCAAATCATCACGCTGAACCCGAAGGCGTGCGCGGTCGTGATCTGCGACATGTGGGACAATCACTGGTGCGCGTCCGCCGCCAAGCGGTGCGACGTGTTGGCGAAGAAGGCCGGGCCGGTGGTCGAGGCCGCCCGCAAGGCCGGCATGACGGTCATACACTGCCCGTCCGACTGCATGGGCTTTTACGCGGACCACCCCGCCCGCAAGCGCGCCCAGGCGGTCAAGGTCACGCCCCCGCCGGCGGCCAAGGACTTGCCCAACCCGCCGCTCCCGATCGATGACTCCGATGGCGGCTGCGACGATGCCGGGCCGAGCAAGCAGTTTCGCGCGTGGAAGAAGCAGCATGACGCGATCGGCATCGACGCCGACAAGGATTACATCACCGACGACGGCAAAGAGGTGTACAGCATCCTCGCCGACCGCGGCATCAAGACCGTGATCGTGATGGGCGTCCACACCAATATGTGCGTCCTAAACCGGACATTCGCAATCAAGCAACTGCGGAAGTGGGATGTTGACTGCTTGCTCGTCCGCGACCTGACCGACACCATGTACAACCCGAAGATGAAGCCGTTGGTCGCCCACGACGCGGGCACGAACCTCGTCATCGATTACATCGAACGGTACTGGTGCCCGACTATTCTGAGCTTCCACATGCCGGCAGCCAAGAAGTAA
- the speA gene encoding biosynthetic arginine decarboxylase, with amino-acid sequence MGKLLDRRTTPDSADVGRTWTTSDAAETYGVANWGKGYFGVNAAGHVVVHPDKNPEQAIDLKDLIDQLQHRGIQLPILLRFTDILRHRIGEIAEAFKKSIDEFAYQGKYSCVYPIKVNQQRHVVEEVLSFGRPYGFGLEAGSKPELLAVLAVTNGGDDTPIICNGFKDDEFIKMVVLARKIGKNIIPVVEKFSELELIVKHMEQLGVRQPIGVRVKLATRGTGRWRGSAGYRSKFGLTLTEVIEAFEYLKARGLQDCFQMTHFHMGSQVSNIRKVKDALNEAARIYVELHRLGAGLTMIDVGGGLGIDYDGSQTDFESSTNYTLQEYANDVVFRIKTVCDEAGVPHPTIISESGRAVVAYHSLLVFDVLGTSNFDRCDAPAEVAADAPAPIRDLFGIYRDLNKKNFIESYHDAVEQMENTLNLFTLGHMSLEQRATAERLYWAFGRKLQRLVKELDYVPEELEGLDTILSDTYFCNFSVFQSMPDSWAIDQLFPVMPIHRLTESPTRRAVLGDITCDSDGKIDRFIDLRDVQSTLELHQVTEGQPYYLGAFLLGAYQEILGDLHNLFGDTNAVHVTMEPDGTANVDTVIKGDSVTEVLHYVQYNAEILTNRVRKDVERAVRNGKLSVQESREFLGFYENGLAGYTYLEEP; translated from the coding sequence ATGGGCAAATTGCTCGACCGGCGGACGACCCCTGACAGCGCGGACGTCGGCCGCACCTGGACCACGTCCGACGCGGCCGAAACCTACGGGGTCGCCAACTGGGGTAAGGGGTATTTCGGGGTCAACGCCGCGGGTCACGTCGTCGTCCACCCCGACAAAAATCCGGAACAGGCCATCGATCTGAAGGATTTGATCGACCAACTCCAGCACCGCGGTATTCAACTCCCTATCCTGCTCCGCTTCACCGACATCCTCCGCCACCGGATCGGCGAGATCGCCGAGGCGTTCAAGAAATCGATCGACGAGTTCGCCTACCAGGGCAAATATTCGTGCGTCTACCCGATCAAGGTAAACCAGCAGCGGCACGTCGTCGAGGAAGTCCTCTCGTTCGGCCGCCCGTACGGGTTCGGGTTGGAGGCCGGGAGTAAACCGGAACTGCTCGCCGTCCTCGCCGTCACCAACGGCGGCGACGACACCCCGATCATTTGCAACGGGTTCAAGGACGACGAGTTCATCAAGATGGTGGTTCTCGCCCGCAAGATCGGGAAGAACATCATCCCGGTGGTCGAGAAGTTTTCGGAGCTGGAACTCATCGTCAAACACATGGAACAGCTCGGCGTCCGGCAGCCGATCGGCGTCCGCGTCAAGCTGGCGACCCGCGGCACCGGGCGGTGGCGCGGCAGCGCGGGCTACCGGTCCAAGTTCGGCCTGACGCTGACCGAAGTCATCGAGGCGTTCGAGTACCTGAAAGCCCGCGGGCTCCAAGACTGCTTCCAGATGACCCACTTCCACATGGGCAGCCAAGTGTCCAACATCCGCAAGGTGAAGGACGCCCTGAACGAAGCCGCCCGGATCTACGTCGAACTCCACCGGCTCGGAGCCGGGTTGACCATGATCGACGTCGGCGGCGGGCTCGGGATCGATTACGACGGGTCGCAGACGGACTTTGAATCGTCAACGAATTACACGCTTCAGGAATACGCGAACGACGTCGTCTTCCGCATCAAGACCGTGTGCGACGAAGCCGGCGTCCCGCACCCAACGATCATCTCCGAGTCCGGGCGGGCGGTCGTCGCCTACCACTCGCTGCTCGTGTTCGACGTCCTCGGTACCTCGAACTTCGACCGCTGCGACGCGCCGGCCGAAGTCGCGGCCGACGCCCCCGCGCCGATCCGCGACCTGTTCGGCATCTACCGCGACCTGAACAAGAAAAACTTCATCGAGAGCTACCACGACGCCGTCGAGCAAATGGAGAACACACTCAACCTGTTCACCCTCGGCCACATGTCGCTCGAACAACGAGCGACGGCCGAGCGGCTGTACTGGGCGTTCGGCCGAAAACTTCAGCGATTGGTGAAGGAACTGGACTACGTGCCCGAAGAGTTGGAAGGCCTCGACACGATCCTTTCGGACACGTATTTCTGCAACTTCTCCGTTTTCCAGTCGATGCCGGACTCGTGGGCGATCGACCAGCTTTTCCCGGTCATGCCGATCCACCGACTGACCGAGTCCCCGACCCGCCGCGCCGTCCTCGGCGACATCACCTGCGACTCGGACGGCAAGATCGATCGTTTCATCGACCTACGCGACGTGCAAAGCACACTCGAACTGCACCAGGTGACGGAGGGCCAACCGTACTACCTCGGGGCGTTCCTGCTCGGCGCCTACCAGGAAATTCTGGGCGACCTCCACAACCTGTTCGGCGACACGAACGCCGTCCACGTCACGATGGAGCCGGACGGGACCGCGAACGTGGACACGGTCATCAAAGGAGACTCGGTGACGGAAGTGCTGCACTACGTCCAGTACAACGCCGAGATCCTGACGAACCGAGTCCGCAAAGATGTCGAGCGGGCGGTCCGCAACGGCAAACTGTCGGTCCAGGAATCGCGTGAATTTCTCGGCTTCTACGAAAACGGGCTAGCAGGTTACACCTACCTGGAAGAACCGTAA
- a CDS encoding DUF4058 family protein, giving the protein MPSPFPGMDPFLEHPKIWASFQHYMTAAVYQLLLPGLVDRYRAKLNARRYASETPLFTSILREEHAEEFIEISSRTDGRLVTLVDVVSPANKTTPAGRAAYLATRARAVAQRAGVVEIDLVTQGKPTLDFSRDGLPEYDHAITVTRGATPDRYEIYTATIQKRLPKFKLPLAADDRDTVFDLQVALVRGYEQGNFEKQLNYTGPLPADVKLTDTARAWVDTWLKQLNVK; this is encoded by the coding sequence ATGCCCAGCCCGTTCCCCGGGATGGACCCGTTCCTCGAACACCCCAAAATTTGGGCGTCGTTTCAGCATTACATGACGGCCGCCGTCTACCAGCTGTTGCTCCCCGGGTTGGTCGACCGGTATCGTGCGAAGCTCAACGCTCGGCGGTACGCGTCGGAAACGCCTTTGTTCACATCGATCCTCCGCGAGGAACACGCCGAGGAGTTCATCGAGATCTCGTCGCGGACCGACGGGCGGTTGGTGACCCTGGTCGACGTGGTGAGCCCCGCGAACAAAACGACGCCGGCCGGCCGGGCTGCTTATCTGGCGACGCGGGCACGGGCCGTCGCCCAGCGCGCCGGGGTCGTGGAAATCGATCTCGTGACCCAGGGCAAACCCACCCTCGACTTTTCCCGCGACGGGCTACCGGAATACGACCACGCGATCACCGTTACGCGCGGGGCGACGCCGGACCGCTACGAAATTTACACGGCGACGATCCAGAAGCGGCTGCCCAAGTTTAAACTCCCGCTCGCGGCCGACGACCGGGATACCGTCTTTGATTTGCAGGTGGCCTTGGTCCGGGGTTACGAACAGGGAAATTTCGAGAAGCAACTGAATTACACCGGCCCACTCCCTGCGGACGTGAAACTCACCGACACCGCCCGGGCGTGGGTGGATACCTGGCTTAAACAACTCAATGTCAAGTGA
- a CDS encoding ThuA domain-containing protein — MGKLSATRTRRDFLRASAATAALATAGRAAPAEPVRVVVWDEQQPAQKPTYDNFLGNWIADHLKTRPGLTVQSVNIGDTEKGLSPPVLRDCDVLIWWGHQRQAEITPEVGRAVVERIKEGTLSLVALHSAHWATPFVESMYELARVSTAKTTGQTTGEKVEFTYVDPPRRYTVPKADARPTPFVTQRKFPGGTTKATVHLPLCCFPEYRADGKPSTIRVLKPDHPIARGVPKEFTLPQTEMYNEPFHVPEPDEVVLEERWATGEWFRSGMVWKVGAGRVFYFRPGHETFPVYKEKPVLQILENAVRWLGAK; from the coding sequence GTGGGCAAGCTGTCGGCCACGCGAACCCGCCGCGACTTCCTCCGCGCGTCCGCGGCGACGGCCGCACTGGCAACGGCTGGGCGCGCCGCCCCCGCGGAACCCGTCCGCGTGGTGGTGTGGGACGAGCAGCAACCGGCCCAGAAGCCGACTTACGACAACTTCCTCGGGAACTGGATCGCCGACCACCTGAAAACACGGCCCGGTCTGACGGTCCAGTCGGTCAACATCGGCGACACCGAGAAGGGCTTGTCCCCGCCAGTCTTGCGGGACTGCGACGTGCTGATCTGGTGGGGCCACCAGCGGCAGGCCGAGATCACGCCGGAGGTGGGGCGGGCGGTCGTCGAGCGGATCAAGGAAGGCACGCTCTCCCTCGTCGCGCTCCACTCGGCTCACTGGGCCACGCCATTCGTCGAGTCGATGTACGAGTTGGCGCGGGTCTCCACGGCGAAGACCACCGGCCAAACAACCGGAGAGAAGGTCGAGTTTACTTACGTCGACCCGCCGCGGCGGTACACGGTGCCCAAAGCGGACGCGCGGCCGACGCCGTTCGTGACCCAGCGCAAATTCCCAGGCGGAACGACCAAGGCCACGGTCCATCTGCCGCTCTGCTGCTTCCCGGAATACCGGGCCGACGGCAAGCCAAGTACCATCCGCGTTTTGAAGCCGGATCACCCGATTGCGCGGGGCGTGCCCAAGGAGTTCACGCTGCCCCAAACCGAGATGTACAACGAACCGTTCCACGTGCCGGAACCGGACGAGGTCGTCTTGGAAGAACGGTGGGCAACGGGCGAGTGGTTCCGCAGTGGGATGGTCTGGAAGGTCGGCGCGGGGCGGGTGTTCTACTTCCGCCCGGGCCACGAGACGTTTCCGGTGTACAAAGAAAAGCCGGTACTCCAGATACTCGAAAACGCCGTCCGCTGGCTCGGAGCGAAGTAG
- a CDS encoding transposase → MRTRYVVAEKVILVCDNLNTLTIGAFYETFDAETARALVRRLEFRHAPKHGSWLNIAENELSAMTSQCVGERRFGTIAELKEETAAWHEHINDKQRGVDWQFRIDDARLKLKSVYPKIVT, encoded by the coding sequence TTGCGCACACGGTACGTGGTGGCGGAGAAGGTGATCCTGGTGTGCGACAACTTGAACACGCTCACGATCGGCGCGTTTTATGAGACGTTCGATGCGGAAACGGCCCGTGCGTTGGTCCGCCGTCTGGAATTCCGGCACGCGCCCAAGCACGGCAGTTGGTTGAACATTGCGGAGAACGAGTTGAGTGCGATGACGAGTCAGTGCGTCGGCGAACGTCGCTTTGGCACAATCGCGGAGTTGAAGGAGGAGACGGCGGCTTGGCACGAGCACATCAACGACAAGCAACGGGGCGTCGATTGGCAATTCCGCATCGACGATGCCCGGCTCAAGCTGAAGTCGGTTTACCCTAAAATCGTAACTTGA
- a CDS encoding protein kinase domain-containing protein produces MFPVPSPPMNSDLNTNESDLAAAVLGKLLTTGAIPADAWDQVPLVGREALARQPNLHALADALLTRRLVTPYQAGRIRAGVVNGLVLGNYRILGKIGAGGMGTVFRAEHKKLKTPVAVKAMFADGAPGHRLGIERFFVEVRAVAALRHPNVVAAVDAGEEPHAGPDGENVPYLVMEYVPGKNLDDLVTNEGPLSIAVACQYAYQIADALTEAHGYGLVHRDIKPSNVLVTPDGRVKLLDFGVALLPNVDGRLTKDGARLGTVGYMSPEQARNPRDVDGRADVFGLAATMYFALTGRDPFMPPVGAAAATRPPSLIDARPDAPPALAVALDHMMALDPAARTETAAAAMRELAPFLGWSAATGPAPRIPSKINAPIPRDAIARPSSAGTDKSARGHRILIVDDEHAVRRVCRLALQPEPFTCDEVTNGPDAVAFGLAGGYDLILLDVDLPDLGGEEVLRKLRAHPPAPHLKIIMLSGRASGDDLSRLLSSGADDYLAKPFSVVQLRARVKAAIQLKEAQDRSDTLTRHLASANSELERALTARDGELIHARGALVLAMAKLVGQRSTETGPHLIRIQRYCRVLAAAAAATPAFDARLDTTFVQTVESAAPLHDIGKVAVPDHILNKPGKLTEEELEVMKAHTTIGAETLAEVCSRYPFATGFFHTAIEIARHHHERWDGTGYPDRLAGESIPLSARLVAIADVYDALRSRRVYKPAYSHQTAVEHMLDRSAGHFDPALVDVFRQVAPQFDRVFRDASD; encoded by the coding sequence ATGTTCCCGGTTCCGTCCCCGCCAATGAATTCCGACTTGAACACGAACGAATCCGACCTCGCCGCCGCCGTTCTCGGCAAGTTGTTGACGACGGGAGCGATCCCGGCCGACGCATGGGACCAGGTTCCTCTCGTTGGTCGCGAGGCATTGGCCCGGCAACCCAACTTACATGCGTTGGCGGACGCCCTACTCACCCGGCGGCTCGTGACTCCGTATCAGGCCGGCCGGATCCGGGCCGGCGTGGTCAACGGGCTCGTCCTCGGGAATTATCGAATTCTGGGCAAGATCGGGGCCGGCGGGATGGGGACCGTGTTCCGGGCCGAGCACAAGAAGCTCAAAACCCCGGTCGCGGTGAAGGCGATGTTCGCCGACGGGGCGCCCGGCCACCGGTTGGGGATCGAGCGGTTTTTTGTCGAGGTCCGGGCGGTCGCCGCCCTCCGGCACCCGAACGTGGTCGCCGCCGTCGACGCGGGCGAGGAACCGCACGCCGGGCCGGACGGGGAAAACGTCCCATACCTCGTGATGGAATACGTTCCCGGGAAAAACCTGGACGATTTGGTCACGAACGAGGGCCCGCTTTCGATCGCCGTCGCGTGTCAGTACGCCTACCAAATCGCGGACGCACTGACCGAGGCCCACGGGTACGGCCTGGTCCACCGCGACATCAAGCCGTCGAACGTCCTCGTCACCCCGGACGGGCGGGTCAAGCTGCTCGACTTTGGTGTGGCCCTTCTCCCGAACGTGGACGGCCGGCTGACGAAGGACGGCGCCCGACTCGGAACGGTCGGGTACATGTCCCCGGAACAAGCCCGCAACCCGCGGGACGTGGACGGCCGGGCCGACGTGTTCGGGCTAGCCGCCACCATGTATTTTGCGCTGACCGGCCGCGACCCGTTCATGCCGCCGGTCGGGGCGGCGGCCGCGACCCGCCCCCCGTCGTTGATCGACGCCCGCCCGGACGCCCCGCCGGCGTTGGCCGTCGCCCTCGACCACATGATGGCACTCGACCCGGCCGCGCGGACTGAGACGGCGGCGGCCGCGATGCGGGAACTGGCCCCGTTCCTCGGGTGGTCGGCCGCCACCGGCCCGGCCCCGCGCATCCCGTCGAAAATCAACGCCCCGATCCCCCGTGACGCGATCGCTCGTCCGTCGTCGGCGGGGACCGACAAGTCGGCCCGCGGGCACCGCATCCTGATCGTCGACGACGAACACGCGGTCCGCCGCGTCTGTCGGCTCGCGCTCCAACCCGAACCGTTCACGTGCGACGAGGTCACGAACGGCCCGGACGCCGTGGCGTTCGGGCTCGCCGGTGGGTACGACCTGATCCTCCTCGACGTCGACCTGCCCGACCTGGGCGGGGAGGAAGTCCTTCGCAAGCTCCGCGCGCACCCGCCGGCCCCGCACTTGAAGATCATCATGCTCTCGGGCCGGGCGTCCGGGGACGACCTGTCCCGCCTGCTGTCGTCAGGCGCGGACGACTACCTGGCCAAGCCGTTCAGTGTCGTCCAGCTCCGGGCCCGGGTGAAGGCCGCGATCCAGCTCAAGGAAGCCCAAGACCGGTCGGACACGCTCACCCGGCACCTCGCCTCGGCGAACAGCGAACTGGAACGCGCGCTCACCGCGCGGGACGGCGAGCTGATTCATGCCCGCGGGGCGCTCGTCCTGGCGATGGCCAAACTCGTCGGGCAGCGGTCGACCGAGACGGGTCCGCACCTCATCCGCATCCAGCGATATTGCCGGGTGCTGGCCGCCGCCGCGGCCGCGACGCCGGCGTTCGACGCCCGACTCGACACCACCTTTGTTCAAACGGTCGAGTCCGCCGCCCCGCTTCACGACATCGGTAAGGTCGCGGTTCCCGACCACATCCTGAACAAGCCGGGCAAGCTGACGGAAGAAGAACTGGAGGTGATGAAGGCGCACACCACCATCGGCGCGGAGACGCTGGCCGAGGTGTGTTCCCGGTATCCGTTCGCGACCGGCTTCTTCCACACGGCGATCGAGATCGCCCGCCACCACCACGAGCGGTGGGACGGCACCGGCTACCCGGACCGACTGGCCGGCGAATCGATCCCGCTCTCGGCCCGCCTGGTCGCGATCGCCGACGTGTACGACGCACTCCGGTCGCGCCGCGTTTACAAGCCGGCGTACTCCCACCAGACCGCGGTCGAACACATGCTCGACCGGTCGGCCGGCCACTTCGATCCGGCCCTCGTCGACGTGTTCCGCCAGGTCGCCCCGCAGTTCGACCGCGTTTTCCGGGACGCGAGCGACTGA
- a CDS encoding type II toxin-antitoxin system VapC family toxin, which yields MILLDTNILLRYANTADPMFAVVDAAINALHNTGEQLSIVPQTIYEFWAVATRPVSANGLGLSVVECQTQVARIRRLCLFLNDLPTLFGEWESLVGTFQCHGRVAYDARLVAAMRTYGLTRILTFNTADFVRYPGLVVLDPASIIAPPSLGATP from the coding sequence TTGATCCTGCTCGACACCAACATTCTCCTTCGGTACGCCAACACCGCCGACCCGATGTTTGCCGTCGTCGATGCCGCCATCAACGCCTTGCATAACACCGGTGAGCAGCTCTCGATTGTGCCGCAGACCATTTACGAGTTCTGGGCCGTCGCCACCCGCCCGGTTTCGGCCAACGGCTTGGGATTATCCGTCGTCGAGTGCCAAACCCAGGTGGCCCGCATCCGACGGCTGTGTCTCTTCCTGAACGATCTCCCGACCCTGTTCGGCGAATGGGAATCACTGGTCGGCACGTTCCAATGTCACGGCCGCGTGGCTTACGACGCCCGCCTCGTCGCCGCCATGCGGACGTACGGCCTCACCCGGATCTTGACCTTCAACACGGCCGATTTCGTCCGCTACCCCGGACTCGTCGTTCTGGACCCAGCCTCAATTATCGCACCACCATCACTGGGCGCTACGCCTTGA
- a CDS encoding HpcH/HpaI aldolase family protein, with amino-acid sequence MRTNTLKQLLKSGKPAVGTWLSMGSITAARFLARSGFDYLTVDVEHSLVNVETTTHMMAAIADAGCVPLVRVPAGKHDHIKRVLDNGGYGVVVPMVMSRQEAADAVAACKYPPRGNRSVGGSVHALNFAASPADYYAKADDEIAVILQCEHIHSVRNFDEVYGVGGVDAVFVGPNDLMASMRGPDGKPPTPEVFQQALADILAGCKRNGIPAGIHTFSSDEAKKRIADGWQFIAVSSELRFMTDGAAKIVSDLGLGKHAGDLAKY; translated from the coding sequence ATGCGCACCAATACCCTGAAGCAGTTGTTGAAGTCCGGCAAGCCCGCGGTCGGGACGTGGCTCTCGATGGGGAGCATCACGGCCGCCCGGTTCCTCGCCCGGAGCGGGTTCGACTACCTCACCGTCGACGTCGAACATTCGCTGGTGAACGTCGAGACGACCACGCACATGATGGCCGCGATCGCGGACGCCGGGTGCGTCCCGCTCGTCCGCGTGCCGGCGGGCAAGCACGACCACATCAAGCGCGTCCTGGACAACGGCGGATACGGCGTCGTCGTGCCGATGGTCATGAGTCGGCAGGAGGCTGCCGACGCGGTGGCGGCCTGCAAGTACCCGCCGAGGGGGAACCGGAGCGTCGGCGGGAGCGTCCACGCACTGAACTTCGCCGCGTCGCCGGCCGACTACTATGCCAAGGCCGACGACGAGATCGCCGTCATCCTCCAGTGCGAACACATCCACTCCGTCCGCAATTTCGACGAAGTCTACGGCGTCGGCGGGGTGGACGCGGTGTTCGTCGGCCCGAACGATCTGATGGCGAGCATGCGCGGGCCGGACGGCAAGCCGCCCACGCCGGAGGTGTTCCAGCAAGCCCTCGCGGACATCCTGGCCGGGTGCAAGCGGAACGGCATCCCGGCCGGTATCCACACGTTCAGCTCGGACGAGGCGAAGAAGCGGATCGCCGACGGCTGGCAGTTCATCGCCGTCTCCAGCGAACTCCGGTTCATGACCGATGGAGCCGCAAAGATCGTGTCCGACTTGGGCCTCGGCAAGCACGCGGGCGATCTGGCGAAATATTGA
- a CDS encoding transposase: MRISATKPLFAWDELDDSPSLQAIRDTLATIPGHALLTALRDRRHNGCNRYPVHVLWGVLLVAILRRHVTREACLAELRRNAGLRLVIGIEREDDVPHGWNLTRFLTFLGTEPYLGLVREACDVLVRALGAAVPDLGRHTAGDSTALSGKPDPHPTRVAAEVAQGLPQPSGGKKEYKDDDGVVTKIVEWFGYKLHLLVDVRHEVTLACRVTDTNAGDNERIAAPVDQAQANLPDDRIETLAYDQAADDIKVHESLDAAGIRPVIQIRHCWPKDGEQENVLGGRIPSTSSTMKPARCSATTRPTPVRRAMSYAGHERDRGTLKYRCPAIVEGFVCGSQEKCNAGNPYGMTVRVPKERDLRRFPPIPRATQQFERRYKGRTAVERVNARLKVFWGLDDGQVTGSGRFHAHVGAVMVIHLAVATQLAAAQRYEGSFGNMTLSPIAAAIREAMRTRAAIPAPAPG, translated from the coding sequence ATGCGGATTTCCGCCACCAAACCCCTGTTCGCGTGGGACGAACTCGACGACTCGCCGTCCCTTCAGGCCATCCGCGACACCCTCGCCACCATCCCCGGCCACGCCCTCCTCACCGCCCTCCGCGACCGTCGCCACAACGGATGCAACCGGTATCCGGTCCACGTCCTGTGGGGCGTTCTGCTCGTCGCGATCCTCCGCCGGCACGTCACCAGGGAAGCCTGTTTGGCCGAACTCCGCCGCAATGCGGGGCTCCGACTCGTCATCGGCATCGAGCGGGAAGACGATGTCCCCCACGGGTGGAATCTGACCCGGTTCCTGACCTTCCTCGGGACCGAACCGTACCTCGGACTCGTCCGCGAGGCGTGCGACGTTCTGGTCCGCGCCCTCGGGGCGGCCGTCCCCGATCTGGGTCGGCACACGGCCGGGGATTCGACCGCCCTGTCCGGGAAGCCCGATCCCCATCCGACCCGCGTGGCCGCCGAGGTCGCCCAGGGGTTGCCCCAGCCGAGTGGGGGAAAGAAGGAGTACAAAGACGACGACGGAGTGGTGACCAAGATCGTCGAGTGGTTCGGGTACAAGCTCCATTTGCTCGTCGATGTGCGGCACGAGGTGACGCTCGCGTGCCGCGTGACCGATACCAACGCCGGGGACAATGAGCGGATCGCGGCCCCGGTCGATCAGGCCCAAGCGAATCTGCCCGACGACCGCATCGAAACCCTGGCGTACGACCAGGCGGCCGATGACATCAAGGTCCACGAGAGCCTTGATGCCGCGGGTATCCGGCCGGTCATCCAGATCCGCCACTGTTGGCCGAAGGACGGGGAGCAGGAGAACGTTCTCGGCGGGCGAATCCCCTCCACATCGTCCACGATGAAGCCGGCACGGTGTTCTGCTACGACCCGGCCGACCCCGGTCCGCCGGGCCATGAGTTACGCCGGCCACGAGCGGGACCGGGGGACGTTGAAGTACCGGTGCCCGGCCATCGTCGAAGGGTTCGTCTGCGGGAGCCAGGAAAAGTGCAACGCCGGCAACCCGTACGGGATGACCGTCCGGGTCCCGAAGGAACGCGACCTGCGGCGGTTCCCACCGATCCCCCGGGCGACCCAACAGTTCGAGCGACGGTACAAGGGACGGACGGCGGTCGAGCGGGTGAACGCCCGGCTCAAAGTCTTCTGGGGATTGGACGACGGGCAGGTGACGGGGTCCGGCCGGTTCCACGCCCACGTCGGGGCGGTGATGGTCATTCACCTGGCGGTCGCCACCCAGTTGGCGGCGGCCCAACGGTACGAGGGGTCGTTCGGGAACATGACCCTGTCACCGATCGCAGCCGCGATTCGCGAGGCGATGCGGACCCGCGCCGCGATCCCCGCACCCGCACCGGGATAG